Below is a window of Hydrogenimonas thermophila DNA.
AAAACACCTAGTGATGTATATATGCTTTTATGGTCTATTTCACTTGGATTTGATGCTTTACTGGGAATTCACGGATATACACCTACAGATGTTTATGCTCTTAGTGAAAAAGTTGTGAGAATTTCACAGTTTCTTCGTCATTCTCAAAATATTTATGATAATGTTAAAAAGCCCAAAAAAAAGGAAAATATGCATCCAAATCATGCTCTATATACATCAATTAATTTTCTAAAAAAAATAGCTGAAGGTGAAAAGCGTCTTTGGATAGAGCCTGCTGATATTCCTAATACTCCTCATCGAGTTATTACTCCTACTGAAGTATATGATGCTTTACAATATAACATAGCTGAGTTGCAACGTATAAAGTATAGATTGGGGTTAGAGAGATATTTTGAAACATATAAACCAAAAGAGAAAAAAACCCCTTCTGATGTTGTCCAAAATATTGAATATGCTTTAGCCTTATTACCAGATTTTAGTTTTAAAAGAAAACTTGTGCAGTATCCTGTATCTTCACTTAAAAAGACTCCAAATCAGGTATATGCAGTTACTGAAGAGATTTTGCGAAAACTATATAAACTTAAAACTCTTAGAGGAATACAGCAAGTACCTAAAAATCCACCTGAAATTGGAGGACTTAAACCAATACATGCTTATCAAAAAGGTATTGAAGCAATAGAAAAGGCTCAAAGATTGAAAATTCAGATGGGTTTTTATCCATCTCAGGTTCCTACCGCCCCTTATAGACCTATTACACCAAGTGAAGTATATGAGCTTATTTTAAGATTAGACGGTATTGTAACTCTTCTTTTAAAAAAAGCAGGTGACAATACAGAAAAAGAGTATATTTATGAAACTGAACACTCTTTTTTTAGTGGAAAAACACCTTCAGATGTTTACTATAACCTTTGGAAAATTTCAAGGCTTTTTGATGTACTTTCAGGAAGTCAATATACACCTAATGAAACCTATTCATTGGCAGCTCGTATAAATAAAAAAATTCTTTTAATTGCTGAACATTTAGGAATAGCACATAATTTAAATATTAAGTTGCATCCAGTAATGAACAAACAACCAAAAGATGTTTTTGAGCTTACAGTTTACTTATATGAAAAATTAAAATATTTTCAAAAAAGAGCAAATATGTCTGTAAGTGATATAACTATTCCAAGAGAGGATAACATTACTCCAAATACAGTTTACAATGCTCTTAGACTCATAAATGCTGGTGTAAATGAGCTTCTTATTAAAATGGGGATTGATGCAGAAGAGGCTATGCTCTCACTTAGTAAAGCTGAAAATAAAACACCGAGTGATGTTTATGCTCTTGTCAATAAAACATTGCGTCAAATTGAAATATTATTTAAAGACAGTAGTTATAGCAAGATTGAATAGAGAGTGGCATTAAGGATAGGAGAAACAGGAATATTACATTATTGCTTGTATCAGTACATAGGAGAAATTTTTTATGAAAAGTAAAATTGCATTTAAATTTGCTATAACTACAATGATTGTTGCAACATTTGGTGTAGGCATACTTGCTTGGTTATCTTATAAGCAAGCAAAAGAGTTATTTATACAACAGACAGAACAGACTATTATTAACATATCTCAAAACTATTATGAAAAAGTTTCCAAATCTGTAGGCATGTTGAAGTATGATTTAACTATGCTTCGATTGAGTAATGCTGTACAGGGGATGATGCGTGCCTATTCAGATCCTTTTGGTTATGATGCAAAAAATAATAAAACATTTTTTCAGTATAAACGTGAAGTTGGTAATCTATTTGAAGTAATGGCACAGCAAAATGATCCATATTTTCAAATTCGTCTTATTGATGCAAAAAAAGGTCAGGAACTATTACGTGTAGAGAATAATGAAGGTAATGTTTATATTTTACCTGAAGCACAACTTCAAAATAAATGGCATAGAGATTATGTACGTGAATCTTTGGATCTGAAAGATGGTGAAGTTTACTTATCTAAAATTTCTTTAAATCGTGAATATCGCACTATTGAATTGCCATATAAACCTACAATACGGGCAACTACTTTATTACGCTATGGTGGAGAAAAAAGAGCTTTTATAGTTATAAATTCAAATATAAAAAAGCTATTTGGATTTGATTCATTTAAATTGGAAAAAGATATTACAACATATGTAACTGATGATTCCGGATATTATTTATATAATCCTTTATATCCTGAAAAGGAGTTTGGATTTGAATTTGGAAGAGAACAAAAAATAATCAATGATTTTCCACAGCTTAAACCTATTTATACTAATAAAGTTTCTAATGTATCTTGGTATGACAGTAAAACAGATAGTTTCTATTATGCACAAAGAATAAAGTTAAGTCCTGAACGATCAATAGTAGTATTAAAAGAGGGCGGAAGTTCAATTTTTAAAAAGAGATCATCTGAATATATAGCAAAATTGATGTGGTATGTTGTTATTGCTGTTATATTTATGACAATATTTGCTGCTTTAATGGTTTGGAAATTGACTAAACCTATTACAAAGTTAACAGAGGTTGCAAGAGCTATTGCTCAGAGTGAAGGTAGAAGCGTATTATCTATAAATATTCATACAAATGATGAAATTGAGGAACTTGCAGAATCACTAGAGACAATGTTAAAAACATTGACTGAATCTAGAAGAGAGATTGAACAGTTTGCTCTTAAACTTGAGAATGAAGTGGCTAAAAAAACAGAAGATTTACAAAAACTCAATTCTGAGTTGGAAAAGAAAGTTCAAGAAGGAATAGAAGAACTTAGAAAGAAAGATGAAACTATGTTACAGCAGGCAAAATTGGCAGAAATGGGTGAAATGATAGGTGCAATTGCGCATCAATGGCGACAACCTCTCAATGCACTTGCCCTCAATATACAGATGCTTGAAGATATGGCTGCTGATGGTGACTTAAATGAAAAAAGTATTGAAGAATTTATTGAAAGAAATATGAAAACTATACAGTTTATGTCAAAAACTATAGATGATTTTAGAAACTTTTACAGGGAAGAAAAAGAGAAGAGAAACTTTAACCTAAAATCAGCAATTGAAGAGACAATAAGTTTACAAAAAGCACAACTTGAGGCAAGAAAAATAGAGATAGAGACTATTTTAGAAGATATAGAGATAAAAGGGTATAAAAATGATTTAATGCAAGTACTACTTAATCTTATTTCAAATGCCAGAGATGCAATTATGGAAAAGTGTAAAAAAGTTCAAAATTTTTCAGGCAAAATAACAGTTATTGCAAAAAAACAGGATAATGAAATAGTGATACTTGTGAGTGATAATGCAGGTGGTATACCTGAAAATATTTTACATAGAGTTTTTGATCCTTATTTTACGACAAAAGAAGAGGGAAAAGGTACAGGTTTGGGACTTCATATGGCACGACGCATTATTGAAGAGAAGATGGGTGGAACATTAAGTGCTTATAATGACAAAAATGGTGCAGTGTTTGAAATAAGAATAAAGGGAGTAAATGAAGGTTAAACCTAGTGATAGTTTAAAAGAGATTTCACTACTTTATGTTGAAGATGATGAATCAATCAGAGATATTTTATCTATGATTCTTCAGCGTTTTGTAGGGAAATTATATATTGCTTTTGATGGAGAAGATGGACTTGAAAAATTTAAACGTTATCATCCAGATATTGTAATTTCAGATATAAGAATGCCAAAATTAAATGGTATAGATATGGCAAAACAGATGAAAGAGATAAACCCAGATACAGCTATTATATTTATAACAGCTTTTGGAGATAGTGAATACCTTAACAGTGCTATAAATTTAGGAGTTCAAGGTTATTTGATAAAACCTATTGAGCGAGATAAATTGATTGAAAAACTTAACTTTATTGCAGATGCAATAGTTAATGCAAAACGAAAAATTTCATACTTAAAGTTAATAAATACACTTTTTGATTTGCAAAAAGATATTATTATGCTGGTTGATTCAAATGGTCGTATACAGATATCCAACCGTGCCTTTAAATATTTATGTAAACAGTTAGAATGTAAAGAGGATGAAAGTTTATATGAGCTTATTAACCATTTTAATGATTTTAATCAATCTTTGAAAGATTCAAATTCAATTAAAGATTATCTATCAAATATAAATGGAAAAATAGTCTCGTTAAAGTCTAATAATCAAACTTTATATTATGAAATGCATATAAAAAGTATTGATGAATTTATATTGGTAGAGATGTATGATGTATCTCAATTTAAAAAAGAAGCCATAAAACTTGAACAGGAAAATATTATTGATGCTCTTACAAATGTTTATAATCGTAAAGTAGAAAAGATTATAAAAGATGAGGTTATTAATTTAGATAGTAGTATATGTATGATAATTGCAGATATTGATCACTTTAAAGAAGTAAATGATACACATGGACATATTATAGGTGATAATGTTTTAAAAGAGGTTGCCAATAGATTGAAATCACATATAAGACAAGATGATCATATTATTCGGTGGGGAGGAGAAGAGTTTTTATTAATTTTAAAAACTAAAATTGATAATGCAGATAATTTAGCGGAAAAACTTCGTAAAGTTATAGAGTCAGAACCTTTTGAAAGTGTTGGAAAAGTTACAATGAGTTTTGGTATATGTTGTGGATATATAGATTCAGTAAATGATTTTGATAATATTTTACATAGAGCAGATAAAGCACTTTATAATGCTAAAATGTCTGGAAGAAATCAAGTAAAGAGGTGTAAGTAAATATATGAATGAGATATTGGAAAATTTAATAACATATGGATATATTATTCTGTTTTTCTATTCATTAGGAGGTGGCTTTTTTGCATTAGCGGCTGCAGGTGTTCTTTCATCAATAGGAAAAATGGATCTTTCTTTAAGCATTACGGTAGCATTAATTGGTAACTTTATAGGCGATCAGGCACTACTTTTGTTTACTCGTTCAAATAAAAGTCAAATGATGGATTATCTTAAAAAGCATAGAAGAAAACTTGCCTATTCTCATCTGTTAATGAAAAAATATGGAACTTGGGTAATATTTTTACAAAAATATATTTATGGTGTAAAGACATTAGTGCCAATAGCAATTGGCTTAACTAGGTATGATGCAATGAAGTTTGCAATTTACAACTTTGCAGCTGCTGCAGTTTGGGCACTTGTTGTAGGAGTATCTAGTTATTTGGGTGGCAAAACTGTACTCTCTATTCTTGACAAAGCTAAAGAGAACCCTTGGATTATGCCATTAATTGGAGTTGCAATTATTTCAGCCCTGGCTTTTTTAATAAGCAGGGCTGTAAAAAAATAGGTTATTTGTTTTCGTTTCGATCTACAAATTCCAAGCAAATTGAGTTAATACAGTAACGAAGACCGGTAGGAGCCGGTCCATCGTCAAATACATGTCCTAAATGTGCATCACACTTTGTACATGTGACTTCTGTTCTAATCATGCCGTAACTTCTGTCTTCATGCTCTTCTACCGCTTCAGCAGTTATTGGGCGTGTGAAGCTTGGCCATCCACTTCCTGAGTCAAATTTATCTTTTGAATCAAACAGAGGTTCACCGCAACATACACATTTATATATACCATCACCTTTATGATTATAATATTCACCACTAAATGCTGGTTCTGTTCCTTTTAAACGACACACTTTATATTGATATGGTGTCAATAACTCTTTCCACTCTTCATCTGTTTTTACTATTTTTTTCATAACTCACCTTTCAAAATGTTCTATTTGCCTATTATTTTTTCATAAAAAGTAAAAAATATAGAATTTTTTTTGTAATAATCTTGTAATTTTTGTTTCGTCAAAGAAAGAAAGAGTAAAATTACACTATTAAAATACACCAACATTGGAAAAGGTACTATGACACCCAAGGGACTCGACCAACTAGGATTGAAAAATATCGGTAAGGTTTTCTATAACCTTGATTATGATGAAGTAATTCGGCATACATTGGAACGTGGTGAAGCTAAGCTTACAAATAGTGGTGCGACTACTGTCGACACGGGGATTTTCACCGGTCGAAGCCCAAAAGACAAATATTTTGTCAAACAGTCGCCAAGTGAGAAGTATATAGCATGGGGAGATATCAATCAACCTATTTCCAAAGAGGTTTTTGATGAGCTGTTTGAAATTACTAAAGAGCAGCTTTCTGGCAAAGACCTCTATATAACAGATGCATTCGCAGGTGCTAGTCCAAGCAGCAGACGATCTATTCGTGTAATTAGCGAGATAGCTTGGCAAGCTCATTTTGTAAAAAATATGTTTATTAGACCAACTGAAGAGGAGTTGGAAAACTTTAAACCAGATTTTACTCTCTATAATGCTTGTCAGGTTGTAAATAAAAAGTGGAAAGAGCATGGATTAAACTCTGATGTATTTGTAATTTTTAATATAGAAGAGAATATAGCAATTATCGGAGGTACCTGGTATGGCGGTGAAATGAAAAAGGGTATCTTTACGATGATGAACTACTGGTTGCCTCTAGAAGGCAAACTATCTATGCACTGCTCTGCCAATATTGGCAAAGATGATGATGTAGCACTATTCTTTGGTCTTAGTGGGACAGGAAAGACAACACTTTCAACCGATCCAAATCGTCGACTAATTGGTGATGATGAGCATGGTTGGGATGAAAATGGTGTTTTCAACTTTGAAGGTGGTTGTTATGCAAAAGTAATCAACCTAGATCCTTCAAGTGAGCCAGAAATTTACGGAGCCATCAAAAAAGGTGCACTTTTAGAGAATGTTGTTGTAAAAGATAATGGTGATGTAGATTTCACAGATGGTAGCAAAACAGAAAATACGCGTGTAAGTTACCCAATTGAGCATATTGAAAATCATGAATGTACGCTTATGGGCGGGCATCCTAAAAATATTATTTTCCTCTCTGCCGATGCTTTCGGTGTGCTTCCTCCAGTTAGTAAACTTACAAAAGAGCAGGCAATGTACTACTTTTTAAGTGGTTACACTGCAAAAGTTGCTGGAACTGAGCGTGGCATTACTGAGCCTGTTGCAACATTCAGTGCATGTTTTGGTGAAGCTTTCTTACCTCTACACCCTACTGTATATGCAAAACTTCTTGGTGAAAAGATAGATGAACATAATGTTAATGTCTATCTTGTCAATACCGGATGGACAGGTGGTCCTTACGGAGTAGGGCATCGTATGAGCATTAAAGATACAAGAGGTTGTATTAATGCTATTTTAAGCGGTGCTATTAATGAGTGTGAGTTTGAAACTCTCCCAATCTTTAATTTGCAAATTCCAAAAACACTTGAAGGTGTAAATAGTGAAGTTCTTAATCCTATGAATACATGGGATGATAAAGAAGCTTACATAGAGACTCTTAAAAAACTTGCTGGAATGTTCCAGAAAAACTTTCACCGCTATGATGATACGAGCAGTGAATTTGATTTTTCTGCTGCAGGACCACAACTTTAAACTTTCTCTCCCTCCTTTATGGAGGGAATTTACCTCACTATGAAAAAATCTAGATATATTTTAATTACAGGCTGTTCAAGCGGCATAGGTTATAAGTCTGCTCATATATTAAAAAACTTAGGCTATACTGTTATTGCAACTGCAAGAAAAGATGATGATGTCAAGAGACTCCAAGAGGAAGGTTTTATTGCTCTTAAATTGGATTTAGACGATTCATCCTCCATAGACAGTACTGTTAAGCAAGTAAAAGAGATTACTAACTCAAGACTTTATGCGCTTTTT
It encodes the following:
- the msrB gene encoding peptide-methionine (R)-S-oxide reductase MsrB, with amino-acid sequence MKKIVKTDEEWKELLTPYQYKVCRLKGTEPAFSGEYYNHKGDGIYKCVCCGEPLFDSKDKFDSGSGWPSFTRPITAEAVEEHEDRSYGMIRTEVTCTKCDAHLGHVFDDGPAPTGLRYCINSICLEFVDRNENK
- a CDS encoding GGDEF domain-containing response regulator; protein product: MKVKPSDSLKEISLLYVEDDESIRDILSMILQRFVGKLYIAFDGEDGLEKFKRYHPDIVISDIRMPKLNGIDMAKQMKEINPDTAIIFITAFGDSEYLNSAINLGVQGYLIKPIERDKLIEKLNFIADAIVNAKRKISYLKLINTLFDLQKDIIMLVDSNGRIQISNRAFKYLCKQLECKEDESLYELINHFNDFNQSLKDSNSIKDYLSNINGKIVSLKSNNQTLYYEMHIKSIDEFILVEMYDVSQFKKEAIKLEQENIIDALTNVYNRKVEKIIKDEVINLDSSICMIIADIDHFKEVNDTHGHIIGDNVLKEVANRLKSHIRQDDHIIRWGGEEFLLILKTKIDNADNLAEKLRKVIESEPFESVGKVTMSFGICCGYIDSVNDFDNILHRADKALYNAKMSGRNQVKRCK
- a CDS encoding sensor histidine kinase, producing MKSKIAFKFAITTMIVATFGVGILAWLSYKQAKELFIQQTEQTIINISQNYYEKVSKSVGMLKYDLTMLRLSNAVQGMMRAYSDPFGYDAKNNKTFFQYKREVGNLFEVMAQQNDPYFQIRLIDAKKGQELLRVENNEGNVYILPEAQLQNKWHRDYVRESLDLKDGEVYLSKISLNREYRTIELPYKPTIRATTLLRYGGEKRAFIVINSNIKKLFGFDSFKLEKDITTYVTDDSGYYLYNPLYPEKEFGFEFGREQKIINDFPQLKPIYTNKVSNVSWYDSKTDSFYYAQRIKLSPERSIVVLKEGGSSIFKKRSSEYIAKLMWYVVIAVIFMTIFAALMVWKLTKPITKLTEVARAIAQSEGRSVLSINIHTNDEIEELAESLETMLKTLTESRREIEQFALKLENEVAKKTEDLQKLNSELEKKVQEGIEELRKKDETMLQQAKLAEMGEMIGAIAHQWRQPLNALALNIQMLEDMAADGDLNEKSIEEFIERNMKTIQFMSKTIDDFRNFYREEKEKRNFNLKSAIEETISLQKAQLEARKIEIETILEDIEIKGYKNDLMQVLLNLISNARDAIMEKCKKVQNFSGKITVIAKKQDNEIVILVSDNAGGIPENILHRVFDPYFTTKEEGKGTGLGLHMARRIIEEKMGGTLSAYNDKNGAVFEIRIKGVNEG
- the pckA gene encoding phosphoenolpyruvate carboxykinase (ATP), producing the protein MTPKGLDQLGLKNIGKVFYNLDYDEVIRHTLERGEAKLTNSGATTVDTGIFTGRSPKDKYFVKQSPSEKYIAWGDINQPISKEVFDELFEITKEQLSGKDLYITDAFAGASPSSRRSIRVISEIAWQAHFVKNMFIRPTEEELENFKPDFTLYNACQVVNKKWKEHGLNSDVFVIFNIEENIAIIGGTWYGGEMKKGIFTMMNYWLPLEGKLSMHCSANIGKDDDVALFFGLSGTGKTTLSTDPNRRLIGDDEHGWDENGVFNFEGGCYAKVINLDPSSEPEIYGAIKKGALLENVVVKDNGDVDFTDGSKTENTRVSYPIEHIENHECTLMGGHPKNIIFLSADAFGVLPPVSKLTKEQAMYYFLSGYTAKVAGTERGITEPVATFSACFGEAFLPLHPTVYAKLLGEKIDEHNVNVYLVNTGWTGGPYGVGHRMSIKDTRGCINAILSGAINECEFETLPIFNLQIPKTLEGVNSEVLNPMNTWDDKEAYIETLKKLAGMFQKNFHRYDDTSSEFDFSAAGPQL
- a CDS encoding DedA family protein yields the protein MNEILENLITYGYIILFFYSLGGGFFALAAAGVLSSIGKMDLSLSITVALIGNFIGDQALLLFTRSNKSQMMDYLKKHRRKLAYSHLLMKKYGTWVIFLQKYIYGVKTLVPIAIGLTRYDAMKFAIYNFAAAAVWALVVGVSSYLGGKTVLSILDKAKENPWIMPLIGVAIISALAFLISRAVKK